The proteins below come from a single Chryseobacterium bernardetii genomic window:
- a CDS encoding Crp/Fnr family transcriptional regulator, translating into MPQEQQIAIEERFARVFNDKSFKERLSSADFEKYINGKKRLSFQKHDTIFEDGETPKGVFVLEKGAAKLSKSGAFGKDQILRFIKEGDIIGYRSLLCGENFQAKAEAMTDIECVFLPADIFMYLLEVDPQLSFVMLQKISYELGESSNTITFLAQKTVRERLAEILLLLEQKFGVDPEGFIKISLTREEIANIIGTATESAIRLISEFKQDNLIEVDGRNIKILNHDKLMKLGHVVL; encoded by the coding sequence ATGCCGCAGGAACAACAGATAGCAATTGAAGAGAGGTTCGCCAGAGTTTTTAATGATAAATCATTTAAGGAAAGACTTTCTAGCGCAGATTTTGAAAAATATATTAACGGTAAAAAAAGATTGAGTTTTCAGAAACACGATACTATTTTCGAGGATGGGGAAACGCCAAAAGGTGTGTTCGTACTTGAAAAAGGAGCCGCTAAACTTTCAAAATCAGGAGCATTCGGGAAAGATCAGATTTTAAGATTTATCAAAGAGGGGGATATTATCGGCTATCGTTCTTTGCTTTGCGGGGAAAACTTCCAGGCCAAAGCAGAAGCCATGACAGACATTGAGTGTGTTTTCTTACCAGCAGATATCTTTATGTATCTTCTGGAAGTAGATCCACAACTGTCTTTCGTAATGCTTCAGAAAATTTCTTACGAATTAGGAGAATCTTCCAACACCATTACGTTCCTTGCCCAGAAAACGGTAAGAGAAAGGCTGGCTGAAATATTGCTGCTTTTAGAACAGAAATTTGGAGTAGATCCGGAAGGTTTTATCAAGATCTCATTGACGAGAGAAGAAATTGCCAACATTATTGGTACTGCTACTGAAAGTGCCATCCGTCTTATCTCAGAATTCAAACAGGATAATCTGATAGAAGTGGACGGGCGAAACATCAAAATTCTGAATCACGATAAACTCATGAAACTCGGTCACGTAGTTTTATAA
- a CDS encoding FixH family protein, with translation MKNFSWGHGVVIALLAFIIFILSMMFLFPNGQKNSEMVTDNYYEEELQYQDVIDAKKRADELQVKPVYSQDTNGIKITFPKDYNNSNTTVKFVLNRTDDQNLDIKKSVELDANHAFIIPSQVLKMGNYTLRLSWTKDKTDYRMDYDVIWK, from the coding sequence ATGAAGAACTTTAGTTGGGGACACGGTGTTGTAATTGCATTATTAGCATTTATCATCTTTATACTATCCATGATGTTTTTATTCCCAAACGGGCAAAAGAACTCTGAAATGGTAACAGATAATTATTATGAAGAGGAACTACAGTATCAGGATGTAATTGATGCCAAGAAAAGAGCTGATGAACTGCAAGTAAAACCTGTATACAGCCAGGATACCAATGGAATTAAAATCACATTCCCAAAAGATTATAACAATTCAAACACTACGGTAAAATTTGTTTTAAACAGAACCGACGACCAGAATTTGGACATTAAAAAATCTGTAGAGCTTGACGCCAACCACGCTTTTATTATCCCTTCACAGGTATTGAAAATGGGGAATTATACATTAAGACTGAGCTGGACAAAAGACAAAACAGACTATAGAATGGATTATGATGTGATATGGAAATAG
- a CDS encoding cbb3-type cytochrome c oxidase N-terminal domain-containing protein — MKQRTPVVVNILIIIGLLIVFYYLFVQSYAFLASPYFWGTVVIGSILAFIHSAIGDLIENNKFKKLSPEEKAAYLAEKKVPFFKRMYAAAFKKQSDTEEKDILIDHGFDGIMELDNQLPKWWVGLFYFGTAFCIVYIAAYSFTDFAHPLSEYEKEYKEQLASIAAYEASQPPVTIETAKYSADNIAEGKELFKTNCASCHKEDGSGGIGPNLTDNYWINQPEKTLFKNVFHMDWNGSPTNPAMRPFGKNGEVSGAEIEKIAAYVYHINQELPPVTQAQGGAAPQGTEAHWEKE, encoded by the coding sequence ATGAAACAAAGAACACCTGTTGTTGTAAACATCTTGATAATAATCGGACTTTTAATAGTTTTTTATTATTTGTTTGTGCAGAGCTACGCGTTCCTAGCTTCGCCTTACTTCTGGGGAACTGTTGTTATTGGTAGTATCCTTGCCTTTATCCACAGTGCTATTGGAGATTTGATTGAAAACAACAAATTCAAAAAATTATCTCCGGAAGAGAAAGCAGCTTATTTAGCTGAAAAGAAAGTTCCTTTCTTCAAAAGAATGTATGCAGCAGCCTTCAAAAAGCAATCTGATACAGAAGAAAAAGATATCCTTATTGACCACGGATTCGATGGAATCATGGAATTGGATAATCAATTACCAAAATGGTGGGTAGGTTTATTCTATTTTGGGACTGCTTTTTGTATTGTATATATTGCAGCATATTCATTTACAGATTTCGCTCACCCGTTAAGCGAATATGAAAAAGAGTATAAAGAGCAATTGGCAAGCATTGCAGCTTATGAAGCAAGCCAGCCTCCTGTAACTATTGAAACTGCTAAATATTCAGCAGATAATATTGCAGAAGGTAAAGAATTATTCAAAACAAACTGTGCATCTTGTCACAAAGAAGACGGTAGTGGAGGTATTGGTCCTAACCTTACAGATAATTACTGGATCAACCAGCCTGAGAAGACGTTATTCAAAAACGTATTCCATATGGACTGGAATGGTTCTCCTACTAACCCAGCGATGAGACCATTTGGTAAGAACGGGGAAGTTTCTGGAGCTGAAATTGAAAAGATTGCAGCATATGTATATCACATCAACCAGGAATTACCACCAGTAACTCAGGCTCAAGGAGGAGCTGCTCCTCAAGGAACTGAAGCACACTGGGAAAAAGAATAA
- a CDS encoding RluA family pseudouridine synthase, translating into MKEQIVYEDNHLLVVNKKVGQLVQGDKTGDESLLESIKNYIKIRDAKPGNVFLGLVHRIDRPTSGLVIYAKTSKALSRLTQMVKNREVKKTYWAVVGKELIPQSQRLVHYLKKNEKNNKAIVFPKATEGAKEAILTYHVIKTLDNYLLLEIDLETGRHHQIRAQLSKTGVPIKGDLKYGSPRSNPDGGINLHARKLEFIHPVTKEKIEIAAPVPQNDTIWRACEE; encoded by the coding sequence ATGAAGGAGCAGATTGTATATGAAGACAACCATCTTCTGGTAGTGAATAAAAAAGTCGGGCAGCTTGTACAGGGTGATAAAACCGGTGATGAATCATTATTGGAATCTATCAAGAATTATATAAAAATAAGAGATGCTAAGCCGGGAAATGTTTTTCTCGGCTTGGTTCATCGTATAGATCGCCCTACTTCCGGGTTGGTTATTTATGCTAAAACCTCAAAAGCACTTTCCCGTCTCACTCAGATGGTGAAAAACCGGGAGGTTAAAAAGACCTATTGGGCAGTAGTGGGAAAAGAGTTAATTCCACAAAGCCAAAGGCTTGTTCATTATTTAAAGAAGAACGAAAAAAATAATAAGGCCATTGTTTTTCCAAAAGCCACTGAAGGGGCTAAAGAAGCAATTCTGACTTATCATGTTATCAAAACTTTGGATAATTATTTACTCCTTGAAATAGATCTTGAAACCGGAAGACATCATCAAATCAGAGCTCAACTGTCTAAAACAGGTGTTCCGATTAAAGGTGACTTAAAATATGGTTCTCCACGTTCCAATCCTGATGGAGGAATTAATCTTCATGCCAGAAAGCTGGAGTTCATTCATCCTGTAACCAAAGAGAAAATTGAAATTGCAGCTCCCGTTCCTCAGAATGATACAATTTGGAGAGCTTGCGAAGAATAA
- the thiS gene encoding sulfur carrier protein ThiS, producing MELIINHTRKTFDILPENLEALLAMELPGKKKGIAVALNNRIIPLSAWAETPLNNLDSILIITATQGG from the coding sequence ATGGAACTTATAATCAACCACACCCGAAAAACATTTGATATACTTCCTGAAAACCTGGAAGCATTATTGGCTATGGAATTACCCGGAAAAAAGAAAGGTATTGCCGTAGCGCTCAACAACCGTATTATTCCGCTGTCTGCCTGGGCGGAAACTCCTCTTAACAACCTTGATTCGATTTTAATCATTACTGCCACTCAGGGCGGATAA
- a CDS encoding heavy metal translocating P-type ATPase, which produces MSENCFHCGQGIEKERILFDEKTFCCNGCKSVYEILNTNNLSNFYELNKGAGIRPSDESSTQFAYLDTPEIFEKITDFSEGNTSLVTFKIPVIHCSSCIWLLESLHTLNPYIKYSQVNFTRKTLQISFNHNDLKLSELANFLTNLGYKPVISLETAEKNVDHLDKSLLVKFAIAGFAFGNGMFLAFPEYVGGEDYWMEHYKGLFRILMFLLACPVVFYSASDYYKSAWYGLKNKIVNIDVPIVLGILVLFGRSIYEVATDYGPGYFDTLCGLLFFMLMGKLFQKRTYSALSYDRDYKSFYPIAVTKVDFEGKQENILLSEVKVGDRILVRNQEIIPVDAILINGEGNIDNSFITGESESISKQPGDKIFAGGKQVGSSLELEVIKDVDQSYLTQLWNKEAFKKHETGLDTLTNNISKYFTFIILGIALISGIYWSFIDLEKMFQVISAILIIACPCALALSAPFTFGHIMRILGRNKFYVKDTLTIEKIAKLDTIVFDKTGTITHRKKSNIKYEGSEISEFDQLNIKTLLKNSNHPLSKSLYEYIELNDNYFPVEDFQEISGKGYVASIRGNVYKIGSARYNNQEPKNLETAVYISKNDQFLGKFIFKNEYRPKLKDLFKKLTNYKIFILSGDNSSEENQLKELIPNYKGMAFNQSPEDKLNYIKNLQDQHMKVAMLGDGLNDAGALKQSNVGIAIADDTNSFTPSSDVIMNGEKVVTLDNYLNVCKGSITIVKMTFIISFLYNIVGLSYAVTGHMHPLFAAIIMPVSSITVVTFTTVSTWILGRKYFKKQA; this is translated from the coding sequence GTGAGCGAGAACTGTTTTCATTGTGGCCAAGGGATAGAAAAAGAGAGAATTTTGTTTGATGAAAAGACTTTCTGTTGCAATGGCTGTAAGTCTGTTTATGAAATTCTGAATACGAATAATTTAAGTAATTTCTATGAACTTAATAAAGGAGCAGGAATTCGTCCTAGTGATGAAAGTTCTACTCAATTCGCTTATTTGGATACTCCTGAGATTTTTGAAAAAATCACAGATTTTTCTGAGGGGAATACCAGTCTAGTCACATTCAAAATTCCTGTAATACACTGTTCTTCTTGTATTTGGCTATTGGAAAGCCTTCACACCCTGAATCCTTATATCAAGTATTCACAGGTTAACTTCACCAGAAAGACCCTGCAGATCTCTTTCAACCACAATGATCTGAAATTAAGCGAACTAGCTAATTTTTTAACCAATTTAGGATACAAACCTGTTATCAGCCTGGAAACCGCTGAAAAAAATGTTGACCATCTTGATAAATCGCTTCTTGTAAAATTTGCGATCGCAGGTTTTGCTTTCGGAAACGGGATGTTTTTAGCATTTCCGGAATATGTAGGAGGTGAAGATTACTGGATGGAACATTACAAAGGGCTTTTTAGAATCCTGATGTTCTTGTTAGCCTGTCCGGTTGTATTTTATTCCGCTTCAGACTATTACAAATCTGCATGGTACGGACTAAAAAATAAAATCGTCAACATTGATGTTCCTATTGTATTGGGAATTTTAGTTCTTTTCGGAAGGAGTATTTATGAAGTAGCAACGGATTATGGCCCGGGATATTTTGACACTCTTTGTGGGCTTCTGTTCTTTATGCTGATGGGTAAACTATTCCAGAAAAGAACTTACAGCGCTCTTTCTTATGATAGGGATTACAAATCATTTTATCCAATTGCCGTAACCAAAGTAGATTTCGAAGGAAAACAGGAAAATATCTTACTCTCCGAGGTGAAAGTAGGAGACAGAATTTTAGTTAGAAACCAGGAAATCATTCCGGTTGACGCCATCCTCATCAATGGGGAAGGAAATATTGACAACAGCTTTATTACCGGAGAAAGTGAAAGTATCAGTAAACAGCCTGGAGACAAAATCTTCGCCGGAGGGAAACAGGTTGGATCGTCACTGGAACTCGAAGTCATTAAAGATGTAGACCAGAGCTACCTTACCCAGCTTTGGAATAAAGAAGCTTTCAAAAAACATGAGACAGGACTTGATACATTAACCAACAATATCAGTAAATATTTCACCTTCATTATTTTAGGCATTGCTCTTATTTCCGGAATTTACTGGTCATTCATTGACCTGGAAAAGATGTTCCAGGTTATTTCGGCCATTCTCATCATCGCATGCCCATGTGCACTGGCTTTGTCTGCTCCGTTTACTTTCGGGCATATTATGAGGATATTAGGCCGAAATAAGTTTTATGTAAAAGACACTTTAACAATTGAGAAAATTGCAAAATTAGACACAATTGTTTTTGATAAGACCGGAACCATTACCCACAGAAAAAAATCCAACATTAAATATGAAGGTTCTGAGATCAGTGAATTCGATCAGCTGAATATCAAAACATTATTAAAGAATTCAAACCACCCTCTTTCCAAGTCATTGTATGAATACATAGAGCTTAATGACAATTATTTCCCGGTTGAAGACTTTCAGGAAATTTCAGGAAAAGGATATGTAGCAAGCATAAGAGGAAACGTTTACAAAATTGGTTCTGCACGTTATAATAACCAGGAACCTAAGAACCTGGAAACCGCAGTTTACATCAGCAAAAATGATCAATTCTTAGGAAAATTCATCTTTAAGAACGAGTACAGACCTAAACTTAAAGATTTATTCAAAAAACTCACCAACTATAAAATATTCATTCTAAGCGGAGATAATTCCTCAGAAGAAAATCAGCTTAAGGAGCTTATTCCAAACTATAAAGGAATGGCTTTCAACCAAAGCCCGGAAGATAAACTGAATTATATCAAAAACCTTCAGGACCAACACATGAAAGTAGCAATGCTGGGTGACGGCCTGAATGATGCAGGGGCATTAAAACAGAGTAATGTAGGGATCGCTATTGCTGATGACACCAATAGCTTTACACCATCTTCTGATGTGATTATGAATGGTGAAAAAGTAGTGACCTTAGACAATTACCTGAATGTCTGCAAAGGCTCCATCACCATTGTGAAAATGACATTTATAATCAGTTTTCTTTATAATATCGTTGGGTTAAGTTACGCAGTTACAGGGCACATGCATCCGCTTTTTGCAGCAATCATCATGCCGGTAAGCTCCATTACGGTTGTTACGTTCACAACAGTTTCAACCTGGATACTGGGTCGCAAATACTTCAAAAAACAGGCTTAA
- a CDS encoding cbb3-type cytochrome oxidase subunit 3, translating to MIPQNFKDILSNTENAGFYQTLALIFFMLFFVALVIYVFSKPKKYYKEEEEAPLGEDEDDDFNLKN from the coding sequence ATGATTCCTCAGAACTTTAAAGATATATTATCCAATACAGAAAATGCTGGCTTCTACCAGACACTGGCTCTGATTTTCTTTATGCTGTTCTTCGTTGCTCTGGTAATCTATGTTTTTAGCAAGCCTAAGAAATATTACAAAGAGGAAGAAGAAGCTCCCCTTGGAGAGGATGAAGACGACGATTTTAATTTAAAAAATTAA
- the ccoS gene encoding cbb3-type cytochrome oxidase assembly protein CcoS has product MDILYLMIVCSVSLAAIFLVVFIVYAKKGQFEDDESPAVRILFDDERVKEKDETGDKDKDDKEIGENNKN; this is encoded by the coding sequence ATGGATATTCTATATTTAATGATCGTCTGCAGTGTTTCTTTAGCTGCGATCTTCCTGGTCGTATTTATAGTGTATGCCAAAAAAGGGCAGTTTGAAGATGATGAATCTCCGGCTGTCAGGATTCTTTTCGATGACGAGAGAGTTAAAGAAAAAGATGAAACTGGCGACAAAGATAAAGACGATAAAGAAATAGGAGAAAATAATAAAAATTGA
- the ccoG gene encoding cytochrome c oxidase accessory protein CcoG — protein MSDIEEIEVRGGQGQVLDPETYRDSIGTMEQSGKRKWVFPRKPKGKYTNYRNIVSYLLLIIYFSLPFIKINGNPLLMFNVIDREFFIFGQPFYPQDFFILTLGAIASLIFIIVFTIAFGRIFCGWICPQTIFMESIFRKIEYLIEGDRNKQMKLDRQEWNSEKIWKRSLKWSIYIIISLIITHFMFMYIVGYEEVFKIVSEGPFAHPTNFIVMILLTAAFYFVFAWFREQVCTLVCPYGRLQGVLIDKDTINVFYDFKRGENRAKWRKGEDRKAAGKGDCIDCHQCVVVCPTGIDIRDGQQLECINCTACIDACDEVMEKVGLPKGLIRYASENEIEKEIPFKFTGRMKGFSIFLFLLVGFLGYLLYSRGEMEAKFIKPAGSTFFVKEGKIINTYNYTFLNKTNDKKIVTIKVIAPAHGEITYSASSKISVDRDKISKGTINISFPENEMKLSKQNITIGVYDMKGKLIDSYQTYFEGPFKLQF, from the coding sequence ATGTCAGACATAGAAGAAATAGAAGTACGAGGCGGACAGGGACAGGTTCTGGACCCTGAAACTTACAGAGATTCTATAGGGACAATGGAGCAATCCGGTAAGAGAAAATGGGTATTCCCAAGAAAACCTAAAGGGAAATATACCAACTATAGAAATATTGTAAGTTATTTATTATTAATAATTTATTTTTCATTACCGTTCATCAAAATCAATGGTAATCCATTGCTGATGTTCAATGTTATAGACAGAGAGTTCTTTATCTTCGGACAGCCTTTCTATCCACAAGACTTTTTCATCCTTACTTTAGGTGCCATCGCATCCTTAATCTTTATTATTGTTTTTACGATTGCATTCGGAAGAATTTTCTGCGGGTGGATTTGCCCTCAGACAATTTTTATGGAATCTATCTTCCGTAAAATCGAGTATCTGATTGAAGGTGACCGAAACAAGCAAATGAAGCTGGACAGACAGGAGTGGAACAGTGAGAAAATCTGGAAGAGAAGTTTGAAATGGTCTATTTACATTATTATTTCATTAATCATTACTCACTTTATGTTTATGTATATTGTAGGGTATGAAGAAGTATTTAAAATTGTTTCTGAAGGGCCATTTGCTCATCCTACCAATTTTATTGTAATGATCCTTCTTACCGCTGCTTTCTATTTTGTGTTTGCATGGTTCAGAGAGCAGGTATGTACATTGGTTTGCCCGTACGGCAGACTTCAGGGAGTATTGATTGATAAAGATACCATTAATGTTTTCTATGATTTCAAAAGAGGGGAAAACAGAGCAAAATGGAGAAAGGGCGAAGACAGAAAAGCTGCCGGAAAAGGAGACTGTATAGATTGCCATCAATGTGTTGTGGTATGTCCTACCGGGATTGATATCAGAGACGGCCAGCAACTTGAATGCATCAACTGTACCGCATGTATTGATGCCTGTGATGAAGTTATGGAAAAAGTAGGTCTTCCGAAAGGCTTGATCAGATATGCTTCTGAAAATGAGATAGAGAAAGAAATTCCGTTCAAGTTTACCGGAAGAATGAAAGGATTCAGTATTTTCTTATTCCTATTGGTGGGATTCTTAGGATACTTGCTTTACAGCCGTGGAGAAATGGAGGCTAAATTCATTAAACCAGCAGGAAGTACTTTCTTTGTAAAAGAAGGAAAAATTATCAATACTTATAATTATACCTTCCTGAATAAGACTAATGACAAGAAAATAGTTACCATCAAGGTAATTGCACCTGCTCATGGAGAGATCACTTATAGTGCTTCTAGTAAGATTTCTGTAGACAGGGATAAAATTTCCAAGGGAACCATCAACATCAGTTTCCCTGAAAATGAAATGAAACTATCCAAACAGAACATCACAATCGGGGTTTACGATATGAAAGGTAAACTTATTGATTCTTATCAGACTTATTTTGAAGGACCATTCAAACTGCAATTTTAA
- the panB gene encoding 3-methyl-2-oxobutanoate hydroxymethyltransferase produces MSVHSEIKKVTTETLRKMKFDKEKITMLTAYDFTTAKMVDAGGVDAILIGDSAANVMAGFETTLPITLDQMIYHAQSVVRGTDRALVVADLPFGTYQSNPEKALESAVRMMKEGGAHAVKIEGGKEISKSIKKIINAGIPVMGHLGLTPQSIYKFGTYKVRAKEEAEAEKLIADAQLLEELGCFSVVLEKIPAELAKKVTESISIPTIGIGAGADCDGQVLVYHDMVGMNKGFSPKFLRRYLDLYTEITGAVSQYVKDVKNVDFPNQNESY; encoded by the coding sequence ATGTCTGTTCATTCTGAAATTAAAAAAGTTACGACTGAAACCTTGCGTAAAATGAAATTCGACAAGGAAAAAATAACAATGCTTACAGCCTATGATTTTACCACGGCAAAGATGGTAGATGCAGGAGGAGTAGATGCTATTTTGATTGGAGACTCTGCAGCGAATGTAATGGCTGGTTTTGAAACTACATTACCAATTACATTAGACCAAATGATCTACCATGCTCAAAGTGTGGTAAGAGGAACTGACAGAGCCTTAGTGGTGGCAGATTTACCATTCGGAACATATCAGAGTAATCCTGAAAAAGCATTAGAGTCTGCGGTAAGAATGATGAAAGAAGGAGGAGCTCATGCTGTGAAGATTGAAGGAGGAAAAGAGATTTCAAAATCTATAAAAAAAATCATCAATGCCGGAATTCCTGTAATGGGACATTTAGGATTAACGCCACAGTCTATTTATAAATTCGGGACCTATAAAGTAAGAGCAAAAGAAGAGGCAGAAGCTGAAAAACTGATTGCTGATGCACAGCTTTTGGAAGAATTAGGATGTTTTTCTGTTGTATTGGAAAAAATTCCTGCCGAATTAGCTAAAAAAGTTACTGAAAGTATCTCTATTCCTACCATTGGAATTGGTGCCGGAGCGGACTGTGATGGCCAGGTATTAGTGTATCATGATATGGTGGGAATGAACAAAGGTTTCAGCCCAAAATTTTTAAGAAGATATCTTGATCTTTACACGGAAATTACCGGAGCTGTTTCTCAATATGTAAAAGATGTAAAAAATGTAGACTTCCCTAATCAAAACGAAAGCTACTAA
- the ccoN gene encoding cytochrome-c oxidase, cbb3-type subunit I — METQKFSYDNSIVRAFLYATIIFGFIGFTFGLTAALMLFYPELPEFLFGTDDTTIKSLASGNIQGLINTHGAFGFGRIRMLHTNTVIFAFVCNIVYVGVYYSTQRLLKTRMYSDTLSWIHFWTWQLMIVATFITFFMGINTSKEYAEHEWPIDILIAFSWIIFGVNMILTISKRRVRHLYVAIWFYLGTWVAVAMLHIFNNLEVPLSFSGWKSYSAYAGAKDAIVQWWYGHNAVAFVLTTPVLGLMYYFLPKAADRPVFSYKLSIIHFWSLIFVYIWAGPHHLQYTALPAWAQAVGTGFSIMLIAPSWGGMLNGLLTLRGAWDKVRENPILKFFVVAVTCYGMATFEGPLLATKNINKIGHFTDWVIGHVHLGALGWNGFMAFGVIYYLVPIMWRTKLWSVKLANWHFWLGTLGIIFYAVPMYISGFTQGLMWKQFNPDGTLLWKNWLDTVTAIIPYFKMRFLGGVFYISGAILMIVNVIATVRKGSFQKEVPAEAPALANIGNKRKEGEGFHLWLERMPMLLTVLSLFTISIGSMVEIIPTLSLKKSVPTISAVKPYSPLELEGRDIYIREGCNACHSQMIRPFRDEIVRFNGKNGQYSKAGEFVYDRPFLWGSKRTGPDLHREGGKNPSSWHYKHMYNPRSTSAGSIMPRYPWLIATNLDRSKMVDKMKLMKNTFDVPYTKPQIDSANAWADNQAKKIVKDIFSEANDLKEAYAKKPQGELEKKEIVALISYLQRLGTDIKTTEIKTASNN; from the coding sequence ATGGAAACACAAAAGTTTAGTTATGACAATAGTATTGTCCGTGCGTTCCTCTATGCGACCATCATCTTTGGTTTCATAGGATTTACGTTCGGGCTTACGGCGGCATTAATGCTTTTCTACCCTGAATTACCTGAATTCTTATTCGGTACAGATGATACAACCATTAAGAGTTTAGCATCGGGTAATATTCAAGGGTTAATAAACACTCATGGAGCGTTTGGTTTTGGTAGAATCAGAATGTTGCACACCAATACCGTGATCTTTGCGTTCGTGTGTAATATTGTTTATGTAGGGGTATACTACTCTACGCAAAGATTATTGAAGACAAGAATGTACAGTGATACATTATCTTGGATTCACTTCTGGACATGGCAATTAATGATTGTTGCTACGTTTATTACGTTCTTTATGGGTATCAATACTTCAAAAGAATATGCTGAACATGAGTGGCCAATTGATATTCTGATTGCATTCTCATGGATCATTTTTGGAGTAAACATGATTCTCACTATTTCAAAGAGAAGAGTAAGACACTTGTATGTTGCTATTTGGTTCTATCTTGGAACTTGGGTAGCAGTAGCAATGCTTCACATCTTCAACAACCTTGAAGTTCCATTATCTTTCTCTGGCTGGAAGTCTTATTCTGCATATGCAGGAGCAAAAGATGCCATCGTACAATGGTGGTATGGTCACAATGCGGTAGCATTCGTATTGACAACTCCGGTTCTAGGTTTAATGTATTACTTCTTACCAAAAGCGGCAGATAGACCGGTATTCTCATATAAACTGTCTATTATCCACTTTTGGTCACTAATCTTCGTATATATCTGGGCTGGTCCTCACCACCTTCAGTATACCGCTCTGCCGGCATGGGCACAGGCAGTAGGGACAGGTTTCTCTATTATGCTTATCGCACCGTCATGGGGAGGAATGCTGAATGGTCTTCTTACGTTAAGAGGAGCTTGGGATAAAGTAAGAGAAAATCCTATTCTTAAGTTCTTCGTAGTTGCAGTTACCTGCTATGGTATGGCAACATTTGAAGGACCGCTTTTAGCAACTAAAAACATCAACAAAATTGGTCACTTTACAGACTGGGTTATCGGTCACGTACACTTGGGAGCTCTTGGATGGAATGGTTTCATGGCATTCGGGGTTATCTATTACCTGGTACCAATTATGTGGAGAACAAAACTTTGGTCTGTAAAATTAGCTAACTGGCACTTCTGGTTAGGTACATTAGGAATCATTTTCTATGCAGTCCCAATGTATATTTCAGGATTCACACAAGGATTAATGTGGAAACAATTCAACCCGGATGGAACATTATTATGGAAAAACTGGCTGGATACTGTAACTGCGATTATTCCTTACTTCAAAATGAGATTCTTAGGAGGTGTATTCTATATTTCAGGAGCTATCCTAATGATCGTTAACGTAATTGCTACGGTAAGAAAAGGATCATTCCAGAAAGAAGTACCTGCTGAAGCACCTGCATTAGCAAATATCGGAAACAAACGTAAAGAAGGAGAAGGATTCCACCTTTGGTTAGAAAGAATGCCAATGCTTTTAACAGTATTATCATTATTTACTATTTCCATCGGAAGTATGGTAGAAATTATTCCTACTCTATCTCTTAAGAAAAGTGTACCAACTATTTCAGCAGTGAAGCCTTATTCTCCGCTTGAACTTGAAGGTAGAGATATTTATATCCGTGAAGGATGTAACGCATGTCACTCTCAGATGATCAGACCGTTCAGAGACGAGATCGTAAGATTTAACGGTAAAAACGGACAGTACTCCAAAGCAGGGGAATTTGTATATGACAGACCATTCCTTTGGGGGTCTAAGAGAACAGGACCGGATTTACACAGAGAGGGAGGTAAAAACCCAAGTTCTTGGCACTACAAACACATGTATAACCCAAGATCTACTTCTGCAGGTTCTATCATGCCTCGTTACCCTTGGTTAATTGCTACTAACTTAGACAGATCTAAAATGGTAGATAAGATGAAGCTTATGAAGAATACATTTGATGTACCTTATACAAAACCTCAAATTGATTCAGCAAATGCATGGGCAGATAACCAAGCTAAGAAAATTGTAAAAGATATCTTCTCTGAAGCGAATGACCTTAAAGAGGCTTATGCTAAAAAACCTCAGGGAGAATTAGAGAAAAAAGAGATTGTAGCTCTTATTTCTTACCTACAGAGACTGGGAACAGATATCAAAACAACTGAAATTAAAACAGCAAGTAATAACTAA